A single genomic interval of Sebastes umbrosus isolate fSebUmb1 chromosome 9, fSebUmb1.pri, whole genome shotgun sequence harbors:
- the gpr174 gene encoding probable G-protein coupled receptor 174: MVIANHNCSEDFQIYQHNVYAVVYSVILAPGLLGNVLALWMFKVYISETKKAVVFMMNLAVADLLQVLSLPLRIYYYLNNTWPFGHPLCIICFYLKYVNMYASIFFLVCVSVRRCVLIKHPLRYNSSRRRGDWFISALGWLLVCLCCLPFPLLRKFSGEPDSSLVTSEAGVTYLVCFSDLPMRHVSIPVAGALLILAELLGFIIPLVLVLACTCLTAGSLREPPTGAIADRGEKRRALRMVLSCAAVFLVCFAPYHITMPLDFLVKANVLRNCAARDLILRCHPVTLCLASLNCSLDPLMYYFTTNEFKRRLSKPEIPESLTLTRRRLSCITGRVNTVED, translated from the exons ATGGTCATTGCCAACCACAACTGCAGTGAAGATTTCCAGATATACCAGCACAATGTGTACGCAGTGGTGTACAGTGTGATCTTAGCGCCGGGCCTGCTGGGTAACGTGCTGGCACTCTGGATGTTCAAGGTTTATATCAGTGAAACCAAGAAAGCTGTGGTGTTCATGATGAACCTGGCTGTGGCCGACCTGCTGCAG gtgctctctctgcctctacGGATCTACTACTACCTGAACAACACCTGGCCCTTTGGCCACCCTCTCTGCATTATCTGCTTCTACCTGAAGTACGTCAACATGTACGCCTCCATCTTCTTCctggtgtgtgtgagcgtgcgtCGCTGTGTGCTCATCAAGCATCCGCTGAGGTACAACTCATCCAGGCGGAGAGGGGATTGGTTTATAAGTGCCCTCGGCTGGCTGCTGGTCTGCTTGTGCTGCCTGCCCTTCCCTCTGCTGAGGAAGTTCAGCGGTGAACCAGACTCGAGTCTCGTCACCTCGGAGGCTGGCGTAACTTACCTGGTGTGCTTCTCAGACCTGCCCATGAGGCATGTGAGTATCCCAGTAGCCGGGGCCCTCCTGATCCTGGCAGAGCTGCTGGGCTTCATCATCCCCCTCGTCCTGGTGTTAGCCTGCACCTGTCTGACTGCAGGGAGCCTCCGGGAGCCTCCGACGGGGGCGATTGCTGACCGGGGGGAGAAGCGTAGGGCGTTGAGGATGGTGCTAAGCTGTGCTGCGGTCTTCCTAGTGTGCTTCGCTCCTTACCACATCACCATGCCCCTAGACTTCCTGGTCAAAGCCAACGTCCTGCGCAACTGCGCCGCCAGGGACCTGATTCTGCGATGTCACCCCGTCACTCTCTGCCTGGCCAGCCTGAACTGCAGCCTGGACCCGCTCATGTACTATTTCACAACGAATGAATTCAAGAGGCGACTGAGCAAGCCGGAGATACCAGAGAGCCTGACTTTGACCAGGCGTCGTCTGTCATGTATAACTGGAagagtgaacacagtggaggacTAG
- the p2ry10 gene encoding putative P2Y purinoceptor 10, with protein sequence MTLNVSAAWEMESLTNSSSGCGHNTTSWDQRMDTMYFYFYLLLFIPGLLLNTTALWVLCRHISKKTKAVIFMINLALADLVHILSLPLRIHYYFTHTWPFGQGVCLFCFYLKYLNMYAAIVFLMCISVQRCVFLLNPFSARRWRRRYDLLISIVVWVVVGMACSPFILMRSSSSTSTTTSLGVSTYTVHNMSYSLRAPSTQHPLGYTKLPASTSTSRVSDPGSTKVGGCFKDLPTRRLPISLAVTMMTLAELFGFLIPLACISYSSIRIARSLNQRQTQDQQQNSTAHSPQARSRLQSVTSNCQTDKYNEKLTNAEKRRALRMVLSCSVLFLICFAPYHLNFLLYLMVKQDIVSHCATKLAVHQFHPVSLCLASLSCCLNPLLYYFVTAEFRLHLTRRTSSFTASLLSSPISSPTQRTTQHRLTSMESSCSDRD encoded by the exons ATGACTCTGAATGTATCTGCAGCGTGGGAGATGGAGTCCCTGACCAACTCCTCCTCAGGATGTGGACACAACACGACCAGCTGGGATCAGCGCATGGATACAatgtacttctacttctaccTGCTGCTCTTCATCCCCGGGCTGCTGCTCAACACCACCGCTCTCTGGGTGCTCTGCAGACACATCAG TAAGAAGACCAAGGCGGTGATCTTCATGATAAACCTGGCGTTAGCAGACCTGGTCCACATCCTCTCTCTGCCCCTCAGGATTCACTATTACTTCACACACACCTGGCCCTTCGGACAGGGCGTCTGCTTGTTCTGCTTCTACCTCAAGTACCTCAACATGTACGCCGCCATCGTGTTCCTg ATGTGTATCAGCGTGCAGAGGTGCGTCTTTCTGCTCAACCCGTTCTCTGCTCGCCGGTGGAGGCGGCGCTATGACCTGTTGATCAGTATCGTAGTGTGGGTGGTGGTCGGTATGGCTTGCTCGCCTTTCATCCTGAtgcggagcagcagcagcaccagcaccaccacTAGTCTCGGCGTCAGCACGTACACGGTCCACAACATGTCCTATTCTCTGCGTGCCCCTTCTACCCAGCATCCCTTGGGTTACACCAAGCTTCCTGCGAGCACGAGCACCAGCAGAGTCTCCGATCCCGGCTCCACCAAAGTCGGAGGATGTTTTAAGGACTTGCCCACGCGTCGTCTGCCGATCTCTCTGGCGGTCACCATGATGACTCTCGCTGAGCTGTTTGGTTTCCTCATCCCTTTGGCCTGCATCAGTTACAGCTCCATCCGCATCGCCCGCTCCCTCAACCAAAGACAGACCCAGGATCAGCAGCAAAACTCGACCGCACACAGCCCCCAAGCGCGCAGCCGACTCCAGTCGGTCACCTCCAACTGCCAGACTGATAAATATAACGAGAAGCTGACCAACGCCGAGAAGCGGCGCGCCCTGCGGATGGTGCTGAGCTGCTCGGTCCTCTTCCTGATCTGCTTCGCACCCTACCACCTCAACTTCCTGCTATATCTGATGGTGAAGCAGGACATCGTGTCCCACTGTGCCACCAAGCTGGCCGTGCATCAGTTCCAcccggtgtctctgtgtctggcGAGCCTGAGCTGCTGCCTCAACCCTCTACTGTATTACTTTGTAACGGCCGAGTTCAGGCTGCACCTCACCAGGCGCACCTCCTCCTTCACCGCCTCGCTGCTTTCCTCCCCAATCAGCTCGCCAACCCAGCGTACCACTCAGCACAGACTGACGAGCATGGAGAGTAGCTGCTCAGACAGGGACTAG
- the lpar4 gene encoding lysophosphatidic acid receptor 4 encodes MASLVLNETGMEDCGIDDSFKYNLYSVVYSVVFVLGLITNCAALFVFCFRMKMRNETTMFMTNLALSDLVFVFTLPFKVFYNVNRHWPFGDSLCKVSGTAFITNIYGSMLFLTCISVDRFLAIVYPFRSRSIRTRRNAALVCAGVWLTIVGGGISVTFFSTINSTNRATTCFEGFSKSTWRTYLSKITIFIEIVGFLLPLLANLVCSSLVLRTLRRPMTVGHGCNSKRRVLRMIVVHLGIFIICFVPYNSILFLYALVRTQALANCAIERFARTLYPITLCLASLNCCLDPVVYYFTSESFQKSLTMGKGPGSRAESIPRSETETQETANTLPRDTHNPASNGKESKMSESQF; translated from the exons ATGGCTAGCCTGGTGCTCAACGAGACCGGAATGGAGGACTGCGGCATCGACGACTCCTTCAAGTACAACTTGTACTCGGTGGTGTACAGCGTGGTCTTTGTCTTGGGCCTGATCACCAACTGCGCCGCCCTCTTTGTGTTCTGCTTCCGGATGAAGATGCGCAACGAGACCACAATGTTCATGACTAATTTAGCGTTGTCCGATTTAGTGTTTGTTTTCACGCTGCCGTTCAAGGTCTTCTACAACGTGAACCGCCACTGGCCGTTCGGAGACAGTCTGTGCAAGGTGTCGGGGACAGCCTTCATCACCAACATCTACGGCAGCATGCTCTTCCTCACCTGCATCAGCGTGGACCGCTTCCTGGCGATCGTCTACCCGTTCCGCTCCCGCTCCATCCGCACGCGCAGGAACGCGGCGCTGGTGTGTGCCGGCGTGTGGCTGACCATCGTGGGAGGAGGAATATCGGTGACCTTCTTCTCCACcattaacagcacaaacagaGCCACCACGTGCTTTGAGGGCTTCTCCAAGAGCACCTGGAGGACCTACCTGTCCAAAATCACCATCTTCATCGAG aTTGTGggcttcctcctccccctcctggCCAACTTGGTTTGTTCCTCGCTCGTTCTGCGGACGCTGCGGCGCCCTATGACTGTTGGTCACGGCTGTAACAGCAAGAGACGCGTCCTACGGATGATTGTGGTCCATCTGGGCATCTTCATCATCTGCTTTGTCCCTTACAACTCCATCCTCTTCCTGTACGCCCTGGTGCGGACCCAGGCGCTGGCGAACTGCGCCATTGAGCGCTTCGCCCGGACCCTCTACCCCATCACTCTGTGCCTGGCCAGCCTCAACTGCTGCCTGGACCCCGTCGTCTACTACTTCACCTCAGAGAGCTTCCAGAAAAGCTTAACCATGGGAAAAGGGCCGGGCTCCCGGGCCGAGAGCATCCCCCGCAGTGAGACCGAGACCCAGGAAACGGCGAACACTCTCCCCAGAGACACGCACAATCCGGCCAGCAATGGAAAAGAGTCAAAAATGTCTGAGAGTCAGttctga